A window of the Lagopus muta isolate bLagMut1 chromosome 1, bLagMut1 primary, whole genome shotgun sequence genome harbors these coding sequences:
- the PRDM15 gene encoding PR domain zinc finger protein 15 isoform X5, with the protein MTMIFISPPPGTSHQELSCECDMCLVVMECDKEGNKVSPKPSTVVFPHKKAKKSSIQVADPTVSTPEGSGAAEAEPSQWTCKVCSSAFQEPQLLTEHLMSHLEQAKCAPQTSQSEVVADKVTEAPPADPPVVCDAASASTDSRRKARRGRKIKTTKAETEAPLVAEEKDPAVERVADTAAEVPPEEVALPSAAEERIMELVLGKVPSTTNSISSVTNRFAHHQNSMSLKRSLILSSRHGIRRKLIKQLGEHKRVYQCSICSKIFQNSSNLSRHIRSHGDKLFKCEECAKLFSRKESLKQHVSYKHSRNEVDSEYRYKCTTCEKAFRIESALEFHNCRTDDKTFQCEMCFRFFSTNSNLSKHKKKHGDKKFACEICNKMFYRKDVMLDHQRRHLEGVRRVKREDFEHSTENMVRYKKEPSGCPVCGKVFSCRSNMNKHLLTHGDKKYTCEICGRKFFRVDVLRDHIHVHFKDIALMDDHQREEFIGKIGISSEENDDNSDESADSEPHKYSCKRCQLTFGRGKEYLKHIMDVHKEKGYGCSICNRRFALKATYHAHMVIHRENLPDPNVQKYIHPCEICGRIFNSIGNLERHKLIHTGVKSHACEQCGKSFARKDMLKEHMRVHDNIREYLCAECGKGMKTKHALRHHMKLHKGIKEYECKECHRKFAQKVNMLKHYKRHTGIKDFMCELCGKTFSERNTMETHKLIHTVGKQWTCSVCDKKYVTDYMLQKHIQLTHDKVEAQSCQLCGTKVSTRASMSRHMRRKHPEILSVKIDDLEQLPETTTIDASSIGIVQPELALEQGELPEGKQHMKAPKRGQKRKQKSGEEEETQVPEDPAFSEYTEKEAEFTGNVGDETNSAVQSIQQVVVTLGDPNVTAPSSSVGLTNITVTPITTAAGTQFTNLQPVAVGHLTAPERQLQLDNSILTVTFDTVSGSAMLHNRQNDIQIQPQPEAANPHSVAHFINLTTLVNSIAPLGNQITEQHPLTWRSVPQTDVLQPAAQPAQQQSGQQQVQAEQQQQMYSY; encoded by the exons ATATGTGCTTGGTAGTGATGGAATGTGATAAGGAGGGGAACAAAGTCTCTCCAAAGCCCTCAACTGTCGTCTTCCCCCATAAAAAAGCGAAGAAATCCAGCATACAAGTAGCTGATCCAACAG TGAGCACTCCAGAAGGCAgtggagctgcagaagcagaaccCAGCCAGTGGACATGTAAAGTGTGTTCATCTGCTTTCCAGGAGCCTCAGCTTTTGACAG AGCACTTGATGAGTCACCTGGAACAAGCTAAATGTGCCCCCCAAACCAGCCAAAGTGAGGTTGTTGCAGATAAAGTAACAGAGGCTCCCCCTGCGGATCCACCAGTGGTTTGTGATGCTGCCAGTGCCAGTACAGACTCAAGGAGAAAGGCCAGGCGGGGAAGGAAgatcaaaacaacaaaagcagaaacagaagcacCCCTTGTTGCTGAAGAGAAAGATCCTGCAG TGGAACGTGTAGCTGACACTGCAGCTGAAGTCCCACCAGAAGAAGTGGCTCTGCCATCAGCTGCAGAAGAGAGGATAATGGAATTGGTTTTAGGAAAGGTGCCTAGCACCACGAATAGCATCAGTTCAGTCACAAA TAGGTTTGCTCATCACCAAAACAGCATGTCCCTCAAAAGAAGTTTAATTCTCTCCAGTAGACATGGTATACGGCGGAAGCTGATAAAACAACTTGGGGAGCACAAAAGAGTCTATCAGTGCAGTATCTGCAGTAAGATCTTCCAGAACAGCAGTAACCTCAGCAGGCACATCCGTTCTCATG GTGACAAACTATTTAAATGTGAGGAATGCGCAAAGCTGTTCAGCCGTAAGGAGAGCTTAAAGCAGCATGTTTCATACAAGCACAGCAGGAATGAA GTGGACAGTGAGTACAGATACAAGTGCACAACATGTGAAAAGGCTTTTCGAATAGAGAGTGCCTTGGAATTCCATAACTGCAGGACAG ATGACAAGACATTCCAGTGTGAGATGTGTTTCAGATTCTTTTCTACAAACAGTAATCTTtccaaacacaagaaaaagcaTGGAGATAAGAAGTTTGCATGTGAAATCTGCAATAAGATGTTCTACAGGAAGGATGTCATGCTGGACCATCAAAGGCGACACCTGGAAG GGGTGAGGCGTGTGAAAAGAGAAGACTTTGAACACAGCACGGAAAACATGGTTCGCTACAAGAAGGAGCCTTCAGGATGTCCTGTGTGTGGGAAG GTGTTTTCATGTAGAAGCAATATGAACAAACACCTTCTAACACATGGAGACAAGAAATACACCTGTGAAATCTGTGGACGTAAATTTTTTAGAGTGGATGTGTTGAGAGATCACATTCATGTCCATTTTAAG GATATAGCACTAATGGACGATCACCAGAGGGAAGAGTTCATTGGTAAAATTGGAATctcatcagaagaaaatgatgacAATTCTGATGAAAGTGCAGATTCTGAGCCTCACAAGTATAGCTGCAAAAGGTGCCAG TTAACTTTCGGCCGAGGAAAGGAGTACTTGAAGCATATAATGGACGTGCACAAGGAGAAAGGCTATGGCTGTAGCATTTGTAATCGACGCTTTGCCTTGAAGGCCACTTACCATGCACACATGGTCATTCACCGGGAGAACCTACCTGATCCTAATGTGCAGAA ATACATCCATCCATGTGAAATCTGTGGAAGGATTTTTAACAGTATAGGGAATCTGGAAAGACATAAGCTTATACATACAG gtgtAAAAAGTCATGCTTGTGAGCAATGTGGCAAATCATTTGCTAGGAAAGACATGTTAAAAGAACACATGCGGGTCCATGATAATATCCGAGAATACTTGTGTGCAGAATGTGGCAAAG GAATGAAGACAAAACATGCACTTCGTCACCACATGAAACTTCATAAAGGGATAAAAGAATATGAATGCAAGGAATGTCACCGAAAATTTGCACAGAAAGTCAACATGCTGAAGCATTACAAAAGGCACACGG GAATCAAAGATTTCATGTGTGAGCTCTGCGGGAAGACTTTTAGTGAGAGAAATACAATGGAAACTCATAAGTTGATTCATACAG TAGGAAAACAGTGGACGTGTTCAGTCTGTGATAAGAAGTATGTCACTGATTACATGCTCCAGAAACACATACAGCTCACTCACGATAAGGTGGAAGcccagagctgtcagctgtgTGGGACAAAGGTTTCTACCAGAGCATCCATGAGTCGACATATGAGGCGTAAACATCCAGAG ATTCTTTCAGTGAAGATTGATGATTTAGAGCAGCTGCCAGAGACTACAACCATTGATGCCTCTTCAATTGGGATTGTTCAG CCGGAATTAGCCTTGGAACAGGGAGAATtaccagaaggaaaacagcatatGAAAGCTCCTAAGCGTGGCCAGAAACGAAAGCAGAAGTcgggtgaggaggaggaaactCAAGTTCCTGAGGACCCTGCCTTCAGTGAATACACAGAGAAGGAAGCTGAATTTACAGGAAATGTTGGAGATGAGACTAATTCAGCTGTACAGAGCATTCAGCAG gTGGTGGTGACCCTTGGTGACCCAAATGTCACAGCGCCGTCCAGTTCTGTTGGACTGACAAATATCACTGTTACCCCCATTACAACGGCAGCTGGAACGCAATTCACAAACCTCCAACCAGTGGCTGTGGGCCACCTGACTGCTCCGGAGCGCCAGTTGCAGCTGGACAACTCCATTCTCACTGTGACGTTTGACACAGTCAGCGGTTCTGCCATGCTGCACAACCGCCAGAATGACATTCAGATCCAGCCGCAGCCAGAGGCAGCCAATCCTCATTCTGTGGCCCATTTTATAAATCTAACCACCTTGGTGAACTCCATTGCTCCTCTAGGAAACCAGATCACAGAACAGCATCCTCTGACGTGGAGGTCGGTGCCTCAAACTGATGTCTTGCAGCCCGCGGCACAGCCAGCGCAGCAGCAGTCAGGACAGCAACAGGttcaagcagagcagcagcaacagatgTATAGCTACTAA